From Salipiger profundus, a single genomic window includes:
- a CDS encoding formate dehydrogenase subunit gamma — MRHSHPTADDIQALIDAETHREGPLLPILHAIQAAYDHVPEEALPLIASSLNLTTAEVHGVMSFYHDFRKAPAGRHVLRICRAEACQSMGANALSQAVLDQLGLDWGGTTPDGRVTVEPVYCLGLCACAPAAMINGRLIGRADAARLSTELEGVA; from the coding sequence ATGCGCCACTCGCACCCGACGGCCGACGACATCCAGGCGCTCATCGACGCGGAAACGCATCGCGAGGGGCCCCTGTTGCCCATCCTGCACGCCATCCAGGCGGCCTATGATCACGTCCCCGAAGAGGCGCTGCCGCTGATCGCCAGCAGCCTGAACCTGACCACCGCCGAGGTGCACGGCGTGATGTCCTTCTACCACGATTTCCGCAAGGCGCCGGCCGGGCGCCACGTGCTTAGGATCTGCCGGGCCGAGGCCTGCCAGTCGATGGGTGCGAATGCCCTGTCGCAGGCGGTGCTGGACCAGCTCGGGCTGGACTGGGGCGGCACCACGCCGGACGGCCGCGTGACCGTCGAGCCGGTCTATTGCCTCGGGCTCTGCGCCTGCGCCCCTGCCGCGATGATCAACGGACGGCTCATCGGCCGCGCCGACGCCGCACGGCTCTCGACCGAGCTGGAGGGCGTGGCGTGA
- a CDS encoding monovalent cation/H+ antiporter subunit D, whose amino-acid sequence MNHWIIAPVVLPAMLAPILAYVMRFDIPLQRAASITGAVLLTVIAAGLFMLTADGSVEVYRLGDWPAPFGIVLVLDRLSAMLVLLTAVLGLVVLVHASATGWDRSGRHFHALMHFQIMGISGAFLTGDAFNLFVLFEILLIASYGLAIHGGGKARLKAGLQYVIMNLAGSSLFLIALGTIYATTGTLNIADLSEKVREIPVEDAALVRVAAMLMMIVFAVKAALFPVQFWLPGTYASAPAPVAALFAIMTKVGAYAILRMHTVVFGPDAAAIGALSGDWLKPAALITVAIGAFGVIGARRLLPLVSFATLNSTGTLMLAIAAFTPYAAEAGLYYLVHSTLATAALFLVADLVLARRAGGDALAAAPATQQNGLLAALFFMAAIAIAGMPPLSGFLGKLLVLDALRVAEYTPLIWTVVLAGSLLVIVGFVRAGSQLFWKSTSVDPAPKAEAGLAPDPALAPAAPTDRLGPLQVAPTMVLLAGLAALTIFAGPISRHMNATASQLFDPSAYIEAVLVDQPMTKDLEEHH is encoded by the coding sequence GTGAACCACTGGATCATCGCCCCCGTCGTGCTGCCGGCCATGCTGGCGCCGATCCTTGCGTATGTCATGCGGTTCGACATCCCGCTGCAGCGCGCCGCCTCGATCACCGGTGCGGTCCTGCTGACCGTCATCGCGGCCGGGCTGTTCATGCTGACCGCCGACGGCAGCGTCGAGGTCTACCGTCTCGGCGACTGGCCCGCGCCCTTCGGCATCGTGCTGGTGCTCGACCGGCTGTCGGCGATGCTGGTTCTGCTGACCGCGGTGCTGGGGCTCGTGGTGCTGGTGCACGCCTCGGCAACGGGCTGGGACCGAAGCGGCCGTCATTTCCATGCGCTGATGCACTTCCAGATCATGGGGATCAGCGGTGCCTTCCTGACCGGCGACGCCTTCAACCTCTTCGTGCTGTTCGAGATCCTGCTGATCGCCTCCTACGGGCTGGCGATCCACGGCGGCGGCAAGGCCAGACTGAAGGCCGGCCTGCAATACGTCATCATGAACCTCGCCGGCTCTTCGCTGTTCCTGATCGCGCTCGGCACGATCTACGCCACCACCGGCACGCTCAACATCGCCGACCTCTCCGAAAAGGTCCGCGAGATCCCTGTCGAGGATGCAGCACTGGTGCGCGTGGCGGCGATGCTGATGATGATCGTCTTCGCGGTGAAGGCGGCGCTCTTCCCGGTTCAGTTCTGGCTGCCCGGCACCTATGCGAGCGCCCCCGCTCCGGTCGCGGCACTCTTCGCGATCATGACCAAGGTCGGTGCCTACGCGATCCTGCGGATGCACACGGTGGTCTTCGGGCCCGATGCCGCGGCGATCGGGGCGCTTTCCGGCGACTGGCTGAAGCCCGCGGCGCTCATTACCGTCGCGATCGGCGCTTTCGGCGTCATCGGGGCGCGCCGGCTGCTGCCGCTCGTGTCCTTCGCAACGCTCAACTCGACCGGGACGCTGATGCTGGCCATCGCCGCCTTCACGCCCTACGCCGCCGAGGCCGGCCTCTACTACCTCGTGCATTCGACGCTTGCGACGGCGGCGCTGTTCCTTGTCGCGGACCTGGTGCTCGCCCGGCGCGCTGGCGGAGACGCGCTGGCCGCCGCACCCGCGACGCAACAGAACGGGCTGCTCGCGGCGCTGTTCTTCATGGCGGCTATCGCCATCGCGGGGATGCCACCGCTGTCGGGCTTCCTCGGCAAGCTGTTGGTGCTCGATGCGCTGCGCGTTGCGGAATACACCCCGCTGATCTGGACCGTGGTTCTCGCCGGATCGCTGCTTGTCATCGTGGGCTTCGTGCGCGCCGGCAGCCAGCTGTTCTGGAAGTCGACCTCGGTCGATCCTGCGCCCAAGGCCGAGGCCGGGCTCGCCCCCGACCCCGCGCTCGCTCCGGCGGCGCCCACCGATCGTCTCGGCCCGCTGCAGGTCGCGCCGACCATGGTGCTGCTCGCGGGGCTGGCAGCCCTGACGATCTTTGCCGGTCCGATCTCGCGCCACATGAACGCCACGGCCAGCCAGCTTTTCGATCCGAGCGCCTACATCGAGGCGGTGCTCGTCGACCAGCCGATGACCAAGGACCTCGAGGAGCACCACTGA
- a CDS encoding formate dehydrogenase beta subunit — MKIWVPMDSAAKALGAEEVVTAIRAEAERRGVEIEIARNGTRGMIWLEPLVEVETEAGRIGFGPMTPGDVGALFEEGHEKALGPVDALDWMKRQTRLTFARCGVIDPLSLADYEAHGGLAGLRRAIAMSGEQIIDEVKYSGLRGRGGAGFPTGIKWDTVRLAHADRKYIVCNADEGDSGTFADRMIMEGDPFCLIEGMAIAGLGVGATQGYVYLRSEYPDAIAVMTRAIELARRAGVLGPDVLGSGRGFDMEVRVGAGAYVCGEETSLLNSLEGKRGVVRAKPPLPALEGAFGKPTVVNNVISLATVPVIFEKGAEHYANFGLGRSKGTIPLQIAGNVKHGGLFETAFGMPLGQIVEDLGGGTASGRPVKAVQVGGPLGAYMGPGQFDTPFGYEEFDGAGGLIGHAGLVVFDDTADMLGMARFAMEFCAVESCGKCTPCRIGAVRGVETLDRIAAGDAAAIPLLTDLCETMQDGSLCALGGFTPYPVMSALTLFPEEFGAVQDAAE, encoded by the coding sequence GTGAAGATCTGGGTTCCCATGGACAGCGCCGCAAAGGCGCTTGGCGCCGAAGAGGTCGTCACCGCGATCCGTGCCGAGGCCGAACGGCGCGGGGTCGAGATCGAGATCGCCCGCAACGGCACCCGTGGCATGATCTGGCTCGAGCCGCTGGTCGAGGTCGAGACCGAGGCCGGCCGCATCGGCTTCGGCCCGATGACCCCCGGCGACGTGGGCGCGCTCTTCGAGGAAGGCCACGAAAAGGCGCTCGGCCCGGTCGACGCGCTTGACTGGATGAAGCGCCAGACGCGGCTGACCTTTGCCCGCTGCGGCGTGATCGACCCGCTGTCGCTTGCCGACTACGAGGCGCACGGCGGACTCGCGGGGCTGCGCCGGGCGATCGCCATGAGCGGCGAGCAGATCATCGACGAGGTCAAGTACTCGGGCCTGCGCGGGCGCGGCGGTGCGGGGTTCCCGACCGGCATCAAGTGGGACACGGTGCGGCTGGCCCATGCCGACCGGAAATACATCGTCTGCAACGCCGACGAAGGCGACAGCGGCACCTTTGCCGACCGGATGATCATGGAGGGCGACCCCTTCTGCCTGATCGAGGGCATGGCGATCGCCGGCCTCGGTGTCGGCGCAACGCAGGGCTATGTCTATCTGCGCTCGGAGTATCCCGACGCCATCGCGGTGATGACCCGCGCCATCGAGCTGGCCCGGCGGGCAGGCGTTCTGGGGCCTGACGTTCTGGGCTCGGGGCGCGGCTTCGACATGGAGGTGCGCGTGGGCGCAGGGGCCTACGTCTGCGGCGAGGAGACCTCGCTGCTGAACTCGCTCGAGGGCAAGCGCGGCGTGGTGCGCGCCAAGCCGCCGCTGCCGGCGCTCGAGGGCGCCTTCGGCAAGCCCACGGTGGTCAACAACGTGATCTCGCTCGCCACCGTGCCGGTGATCTTCGAGAAGGGCGCCGAGCACTACGCCAACTTCGGGCTCGGCCGGTCGAAGGGCACGATCCCGCTGCAGATCGCCGGGAACGTGAAACACGGCGGGCTGTTCGAGACCGCCTTCGGCATGCCGCTGGGGCAGATCGTCGAGGATCTCGGCGGCGGCACCGCCTCGGGGCGGCCGGTGAAGGCGGTGCAGGTTGGCGGCCCCCTCGGTGCCTACATGGGACCGGGGCAGTTCGACACCCCCTTCGGCTACGAGGAATTCGACGGCGCCGGGGGGCTGATCGGCCACGCCGGGCTGGTGGTCTTCGACGACACGGCGGACATGCTCGGCATGGCGCGCTTCGCGATGGAATTCTGCGCGGTGGAGAGCTGCGGCAAGTGCACGCCCTGCCGGATCGGCGCGGTGCGCGGCGTCGAGACGCTGGACCGGATCGCGGCGGGCGACGCGGCGGCGATCCCGCTGCTGACCGATCTCTGCGAGACCATGCAGGACGGCTCGCTCTGCGCGCTCGGCGGCTTCACGCCCTACCCCGTCATGTCGGCGCTGACACTGTTCCCCGAGGAGTTCGGGGCGGTGCAGGACGCCGCGGAATGA
- a CDS encoding Na+/H+ antiporter subunit C, protein MELVVALSIGVLTAAGTYLVLRLRAFPVIVGLTLLSYATNVFVFSSGRLAVGVPPVLNDSASTYTDPLPQALVLTAIVISFGMTAVLVLIALGAFLESGDDQVNVEDKTTGEGDA, encoded by the coding sequence ATGGAACTTGTGGTAGCTCTTTCCATCGGGGTGCTGACCGCCGCCGGGACCTACCTGGTCCTGCGCCTGCGGGCGTTCCCGGTCATCGTCGGGCTGACGCTTCTGTCCTACGCGACCAACGTCTTCGTCTTCTCGTCGGGGCGGCTGGCCGTGGGCGTCCCGCCGGTGCTCAACGACAGCGCGTCGACCTATACCGACCCGCTGCCGCAGGCGCTGGTGCTGACCGCCATCGTGATCTCGTTCGGGATGACGGCGGTGCTGGTGCTGATCGCGCTCGGGGCGTTCCTCGAGTCGGGAGACGATCAGGTCAACGTCGAGGACAAGACGACCGGGGAGGGCGACGCGTGA
- a CDS encoding monovalent cation/H+ antiporter subunit A: protein MVSASGLLPVMVLLPFIGALAPGLMIRAGRNACATFAAVPTILALVFLGVMAPDVMAGNTVTAQFSWLPQLGLNANFFLDGLGLLFAGMILGVGLLVIIYARFYLSGDDPMGQFFTYLLLFQGAMLGIVVSDNILLLLVFWELTSLSSFLLIGYWKHLPEGRQGARMALAVTGAGGLAMIAGMLILGNIAGSYDLSVILQHGDEIRASDHYLTALILILLGAFAKSAQFPFHFWLPHAMAAPTPVSAYLHSATMVKAGVFLMARMWPVLAGTEAWFYIVSTVGLITMVIGALIALFKDDLKALLAYSTVSHLGLLTMLLGLGTRLAAVVAVFHIINHLTFKAALFMSAGIVDHEAHTRDIKRLGGLASLMPATATIAVVAALSMAGIPPLNGFMSKEMMLEEVAHADWFGGEWPIIILATVGALFSVAYSFRFIGHTFFGPVRDDYPHHPHDPPVGMLISPALLTVMVVAIGLAPGLLAEPIVRVASAAVIGGELPEFHLKLWHGVTPALFMSIVAVLGGALFLWQHKRLDRAWIATPRPEAKPIFDGLVSRVALGSRRLTEVAHNGAISRYLAIFTAATILLGLAAYRGGGLAAPTREMLPVPPLVGIGFVLLVVATGATVLIHRNRFLALILTSVVGLMVSFGFVYLSAPDLALTQITVDTVTVMLMLLALHFLPKETPRESPMGLRIRDGIVALGAGAGVAALSFTFLLRDVSTISDYHLENSYKGGGGTNVVNVILVDFRGYDTYGEIIVLGIAGLTLFALMEALLNGPASRRLRNFTFPPDRSRDRHPLMMVIATRVMMPIAAMVGVYIFIRGHNLPGGGFVAGLVISIALLMQYMASGFAWAQERKRFAYHAMIGWGVVIAGLTGAGAWLAGEPFLTSAFGYFKVPPFEEFELATASLFDFGVFLTVLGAVMLMLYSLSRLARYAGETVNEEPMDYDPSRRVEVARIEEQEKKDEA from the coding sequence ATGGTTTCAGCCAGCGGACTTCTGCCCGTCATGGTTCTGTTGCCCTTTATCGGTGCCTTGGCGCCGGGGCTGATGATCCGCGCGGGGCGCAACGCATGCGCGACCTTTGCCGCAGTGCCGACGATCCTGGCGCTCGTGTTCCTTGGCGTGATGGCGCCCGACGTGATGGCCGGCAACACCGTCACCGCGCAGTTTTCCTGGCTGCCGCAGCTCGGGCTGAACGCCAATTTCTTCCTCGACGGTCTGGGGCTGCTGTTCGCCGGCATGATCCTCGGCGTCGGGCTGCTCGTGATCATCTATGCCCGGTTCTACCTGTCGGGTGACGATCCGATGGGGCAGTTCTTCACCTACCTGCTGCTGTTCCAGGGCGCGATGCTGGGCATCGTGGTGTCGGACAACATCCTGCTGTTGCTGGTCTTCTGGGAGCTGACCTCGCTCTCGTCGTTCCTGCTGATCGGCTACTGGAAGCACCTGCCCGAGGGCCGACAGGGCGCGCGGATGGCGCTTGCCGTGACCGGGGCAGGGGGGCTTGCGATGATCGCGGGGATGCTGATCCTCGGCAATATCGCCGGCAGCTACGATCTTTCGGTGATCCTGCAGCATGGCGACGAGATCCGCGCCTCGGATCACTACCTCACCGCGCTGATCCTGATCCTGCTGGGGGCCTTCGCCAAGTCGGCGCAGTTCCCGTTCCACTTCTGGCTGCCACACGCGATGGCGGCGCCGACACCGGTGTCGGCCTACCTGCACTCGGCGACGATGGTGAAGGCGGGTGTCTTCCTGATGGCCCGCATGTGGCCGGTGCTGGCGGGCACCGAGGCGTGGTTCTACATCGTATCGACCGTGGGCCTCATCACCATGGTGATCGGCGCGCTGATCGCGCTGTTCAAGGACGACCTGAAGGCGCTGCTGGCCTATTCGACGGTCAGTCACCTTGGCCTGCTGACCATGCTGCTCGGTCTCGGGACCAGGCTCGCGGCGGTGGTGGCGGTGTTTCACATCATCAACCACCTGACCTTCAAGGCGGCGCTCTTCATGTCGGCTGGTATCGTCGACCACGAGGCCCACACCCGCGACATCAAACGGCTCGGCGGGCTCGCGAGCCTGATGCCCGCGACGGCGACCATCGCCGTGGTGGCGGCGCTGTCGATGGCGGGTATCCCGCCGCTCAACGGCTTCATGTCCAAGGAGATGATGCTCGAGGAAGTCGCCCACGCCGACTGGTTCGGGGGCGAATGGCCGATCATCATCCTCGCCACCGTGGGGGCGCTGTTCTCGGTCGCCTATTCCTTCCGCTTCATCGGCCACACGTTCTTCGGGCCGGTTCGCGACGACTACCCGCATCACCCGCATGATCCGCCGGTCGGCATGCTCATCTCGCCGGCGCTGCTGACGGTGATGGTGGTGGCCATCGGCCTCGCGCCGGGGCTTCTGGCCGAGCCGATCGTTCGCGTCGCGAGCGCCGCAGTGATCGGCGGAGAGCTGCCCGAGTTCCACCTCAAGCTGTGGCACGGCGTGACCCCGGCGCTCTTCATGTCGATCGTCGCCGTTCTGGGCGGGGCGCTGTTCCTTTGGCAGCACAAGCGGCTCGACCGTGCCTGGATCGCGACGCCGCGGCCCGAGGCCAAGCCGATCTTCGACGGGCTGGTGAGCCGCGTGGCGCTGGGTTCGCGCCGGCTGACCGAGGTCGCGCACAATGGCGCCATCAGCCGCTACCTTGCCATCTTCACCGCCGCGACGATCCTGCTGGGGCTTGCCGCCTACCGGGGCGGCGGGCTGGCGGCGCCGACGCGCGAGATGCTGCCCGTGCCGCCGCTCGTCGGCATCGGCTTCGTGCTGCTGGTCGTCGCCACGGGCGCAACCGTGCTGATCCACCGCAACCGCTTCCTCGCGCTGATCCTGACCAGCGTCGTGGGCCTGATGGTCTCTTTCGGCTTCGTCTACCTGTCGGCGCCCGACCTCGCGCTTACGCAGATCACCGTCGACACGGTTACCGTCATGCTGATGCTGCTGGCACTGCACTTCCTGCCCAAGGAAACCCCGCGCGAAAGCCCGATGGGCCTGCGGATCCGCGACGGGATCGTGGCGCTGGGCGCGGGCGCGGGCGTCGCGGCGCTGTCCTTCACCTTCCTGCTGCGCGACGTGAGCACGATCTCCGACTACCACCTCGAGAACTCCTACAAGGGCGGTGGCGGCACCAACGTGGTCAACGTGATCCTCGTCGACTTCCGGGGTTACGACACCTACGGCGAGATCATCGTTCTGGGCATCGCCGGCCTCACGCTTTTCGCGCTGATGGAGGCGCTTCTGAACGGGCCTGCCTCGCGCCGGCTGCGCAACTTCACCTTCCCGCCCGACCGCTCGCGCGACCGGCACCCGCTGATGATGGTGATCGCGACGCGGGTGATGATGCCGATCGCGGCGATGGTGGGGGTCTACATCTTCATCCGGGGCCACAACCTGCCGGGCGGCGGCTTCGTCGCGGGGCTGGTGATCTCGATCGCGCTGCTCATGCAGTACATGGCCTCGGGCTTCGCCTGGGCACAGGAGCGCAAGCGCTTTGCCTATCACGCGATGATCGGCTGGGGCGTGGTGATCGCCGGGCTGACCGGCGCCGGGGCGTGGCTCGCCGGCGAGCCGTTCCTCACCAGTGCGTTCGGCTACTTCAAGGTGCCGCCCTTCGAGGAATTCGAGCTGGCAACCGCGTCGCTCTTCGACTTCGGCGTCTTCCTGACCGTGCTCGGGGCGGTGATGCTCATGCTCTACAGCCTGTCACGGCTGGCCCGCTACGCCGGGGAAACCGTCAACGAGGAGCCCATGGATTACGACCCGTCCCGCCGCGTGGAAGTCGCGCGGATCGAGGAACAGGAAAAGAAGGACGAGGCCTGA
- a CDS encoding LysR family transcriptional regulator, translating into MIAKLEMLIALARERHFGRAAESLGITQPSLSAGIRQLEEQLGVKLVSRGSRFGGLTPEGQRALIRARQIVGDTRRLREEMRASREGLAGHLRLAVIPTALTWASRLVTGFTARHPNVSFTVLSRASAEILSMLDDLEIDAGISYLDNEPLGRVTTRPLYREAYTLVCRPEHPLAQGGPLSWDALGDARLCLLTPDMQNRRIINRQFMEAGVAPTALIESSSTVVLVSNVLHGDWVTILPTDLARFLCEGKPLAVVPLAERGAAPAVGLIAPHQEPYTPVLQALLGEAEGLTRPLS; encoded by the coding sequence ATGATCGCCAAGCTTGAGATGCTCATCGCGCTGGCACGCGAGCGCCATTTCGGGCGCGCGGCCGAGAGTCTCGGCATCACCCAGCCCAGCCTTTCGGCCGGGATTCGGCAGCTTGAAGAACAACTTGGAGTAAAGCTCGTCAGTCGCGGGTCTCGGTTTGGGGGGCTCACGCCCGAGGGCCAGAGGGCCCTGATAAGGGCCCGGCAGATCGTTGGTGACACGCGCCGCCTGCGCGAGGAGATGCGCGCCTCGCGCGAGGGGCTTGCCGGTCACCTGCGGCTGGCGGTGATCCCCACTGCGCTGACATGGGCCTCGCGACTGGTCACCGGCTTCACCGCCCGGCATCCGAATGTCAGCTTCACGGTGCTCTCGCGCGCGTCCGCGGAGATTCTGTCGATGCTCGACGACCTCGAGATCGACGCCGGCATCTCGTATCTCGACAACGAGCCGCTCGGCAGGGTCACCACGCGCCCGCTCTACCGCGAAGCCTACACGCTGGTCTGTCGCCCCGAGCATCCACTGGCGCAGGGCGGCCCGCTCAGCTGGGATGCGCTCGGCGACGCGCGGCTCTGCCTGCTGACCCCGGACATGCAGAACCGGCGGATCATAAACCGCCAGTTCATGGAGGCCGGGGTGGCCCCCACGGCGCTGATCGAATCGAGTTCGACCGTGGTGCTGGTGTCCAATGTCCTGCACGGCGACTGGGTGACGATCCTGCCCACCGACCTGGCCCGCTTCCTGTGCGAGGGAAAGCCGCTGGCCGTCGTGCCGCTGGCGGAACGCGGCGCGGCGCCGGCTGTGGGCCTCATCGCCCCGCACCAGGAGCCCTATACCCCCGTTCTGCAAGCGCTTCTCGGCGAGGCGGAGGGGCTGACGCGCCCGCTCTCTTGA
- the fdhF gene encoding formate dehydrogenase subunit alpha codes for MKDFIIPWDDRDKGTPAASGKPVHLTIDGIRVTVPAGTSVMRAAAEAGITVPKLCATDSLDAFGSCRLCVVEIEGRRGTPASCTTPVHEGMKVHTQSSKVKKIRKGVMELYVSDHPLDCLTCAANGDCELQDMAGMVGLRDVRYTPGENHYDPSGTGARSQAEARLRMPEGEANPRYMPKDESNPYFTYDPSKCIVCSRCVRACEEVQGTFALTIQGRGFESRVSAGASGDDFLASDCVSCGACVQACPTATLQEKSVAELGTPDREVVTTCAYCGVGCSFKAELNGDQLVRMTPWKHGKANRGHSCVKGRFAYGYAEHPDRILNPMIRDSIDEPWREVSWDEALDFAAGRLKRIQETHGRRSVGVITSSRCTNEETYLVQKLTRAVFRNNNTDTCARVCHSPTGYGLGQTFGTSAGTQDFDSVEKVDVAVVIGANPTDGHPVFASRLKKRLRQGAKLIVIDPRRIDLVKSAHIEAAHHLPLTPGTNVAVVTALAHVIVTEGLYDEAFIRERCDWDEFQAFAEFVSDRRHAPESTALLTGVNAAELRAAARLFATGGNGAIYYGLGVTEHSQGSTTVMALANLAMMTGNIGREGVGVNPLRGQNNVQGSCDMGSFPHELPGYRHVKLPEVRKVFEDAWGVEIDPEPGLRIPNMLDAAVEGSFKGLYCQGEDILQSDPDTHHVAAGLRAMDCVIVHDLFLNETANYAHVFLPGSSFLEKNGTFTNAERRINRVRKVMAPKNGYEDWEVTQLLANAMGAGWSYTDPAQIMAEIAATTPSFAGVSYGLLEEKGSVQWPCNEDHPEGTPMMHVDGFVRGKGRFIVTEYVATDEKTGPRFPLLLTTGRILSQYNVGAQTRRTANSVWHEADLLEVHPHDAENRGLRDGDWVRLASRSGETTLRVKITDRVSPGVVYTTFHHPDTQANVVTTDFSDWATNCPEYKVTAVQVSPSNGPTDWQEDYAAQAARSRRILPAAE; via the coding sequence ATGAAGGACTTCATCATTCCCTGGGACGACCGGGACAAGGGCACGCCCGCGGCATCGGGCAAGCCGGTTCACCTGACCATCGACGGCATCCGGGTGACGGTGCCTGCCGGCACCTCGGTGATGCGGGCGGCGGCTGAGGCCGGGATCACCGTCCCGAAGCTCTGCGCGACCGACAGCCTCGACGCGTTCGGCTCGTGCCGGCTCTGCGTCGTGGAGATCGAGGGGCGGCGCGGCACGCCGGCCTCCTGCACCACGCCGGTGCACGAGGGGATGAAGGTGCACACCCAGTCCTCGAAGGTGAAGAAGATCCGCAAGGGGGTGATGGAGCTCTACGTCTCGGACCATCCGCTGGATTGCCTGACCTGCGCGGCGAACGGCGACTGCGAGCTGCAGGACATGGCGGGCATGGTCGGCCTGCGCGACGTGCGCTACACGCCCGGCGAGAACCACTACGACCCGTCGGGCACCGGCGCCCGGTCGCAGGCGGAGGCGCGGCTGCGGATGCCCGAGGGCGAGGCCAACCCGCGCTACATGCCGAAGGACGAGAGCAACCCCTATTTCACCTACGATCCGTCGAAGTGCATCGTCTGCTCGCGCTGCGTGCGCGCCTGCGAGGAGGTTCAGGGCACCTTTGCGTTGACGATTCAGGGCCGCGGCTTCGAGAGCCGGGTCTCGGCCGGGGCTTCCGGCGACGACTTCCTGGCCTCGGACTGCGTGAGCTGCGGCGCCTGCGTGCAGGCCTGCCCCACCGCCACCCTGCAGGAGAAGAGCGTGGCCGAACTGGGCACGCCCGATCGCGAGGTGGTGACGACCTGCGCCTATTGCGGGGTCGGATGCTCGTTCAAGGCCGAGCTCAACGGCGACCAGCTGGTGCGCATGACGCCGTGGAAGCACGGCAAGGCGAACCGGGGCCACAGCTGCGTGAAGGGGCGCTTTGCCTACGGCTACGCCGAGCATCCGGACCGCATCCTGAACCCGATGATCCGCGACAGCATCGACGAGCCGTGGCGCGAGGTGAGCTGGGACGAGGCGCTGGACTTCGCGGCCGGGCGGCTGAAGCGCATCCAGGAGACGCACGGACGGCGCAGCGTCGGTGTGATCACCTCAAGCCGCTGCACCAACGAGGAAACCTACCTCGTGCAGAAGCTGACGCGGGCGGTGTTCCGCAACAACAACACCGACACCTGCGCGCGGGTGTGCCATTCGCCCACCGGTTACGGTCTGGGGCAGACTTTCGGCACCTCGGCGGGCACGCAGGATTTCGACAGCGTCGAGAAGGTCGACGTGGCAGTGGTCATCGGCGCCAACCCGACCGACGGGCACCCGGTGTTCGCCTCGCGACTGAAGAAACGGCTGCGGCAGGGCGCGAAGCTCATCGTCATCGACCCGCGTCGCATCGACCTGGTGAAATCGGCACACATCGAGGCGGCGCATCACCTGCCGCTGACCCCGGGCACCAACGTCGCCGTCGTGACCGCGCTGGCGCATGTGATCGTGACCGAGGGGCTCTACGACGAGGCCTTCATCCGCGAGCGTTGCGACTGGGACGAGTTCCAGGCCTTTGCCGAGTTCGTCTCGGACCGGCGCCACGCCCCCGAGAGCACCGCCCTGCTGACCGGCGTCAACGCGGCCGAGCTGCGCGCCGCCGCGCGGCTCTTTGCGACCGGCGGCAACGGGGCGATCTACTACGGGCTGGGCGTGACCGAGCACAGCCAGGGCTCGACCACGGTGATGGCGCTTGCCAACCTTGCCATGATGACCGGCAACATCGGCCGCGAGGGCGTGGGCGTGAACCCGCTGCGGGGGCAGAACAACGTGCAGGGCTCCTGCGACATGGGCTCTTTCCCGCACGAGCTGCCGGGCTACCGGCACGTGAAGCTGCCCGAGGTCCGCAAGGTCTTCGAGGATGCCTGGGGCGTGGAGATCGACCCAGAGCCGGGGCTGCGCATCCCGAACATGCTCGATGCCGCCGTCGAGGGCAGCTTCAAGGGGCTCTACTGCCAGGGCGAGGACATCCTGCAGTCGGACCCGGACACGCATCACGTGGCCGCCGGCCTGCGCGCGATGGACTGCGTGATCGTGCACGACCTGTTCCTCAACGAGACGGCCAACTACGCGCATGTCTTCCTGCCCGGCTCGTCCTTCCTCGAGAAGAACGGAACCTTCACCAACGCCGAGCGTCGTATCAACAGGGTCCGCAAGGTGATGGCCCCGAAGAACGGCTACGAGGATTGGGAGGTGACGCAGTTGCTGGCAAACGCGATGGGCGCGGGGTGGAGTTACACCGATCCGGCGCAGATCATGGCCGAGATCGCGGCGACCACGCCGAGCTTTGCCGGGGTGAGCTATGGCCTGCTCGAGGAGAAGGGCTCGGTCCAGTGGCCCTGCAACGAGGACCACCCCGAGGGCACGCCGATGATGCATGTCGACGGCTTCGTGCGCGGCAAGGGGCGGTTCATCGTGACCGAGTATGTCGCCACCGACGAGAAGACCGGCCCGCGCTTCCCGCTGCTGCTGACCACCGGGCGCATCCTGTCGCAATACAACGTCGGTGCGCAGACGAGGCGCACCGCCAACAGCGTCTGGCACGAGGCCGACCTGCTCGAGGTGCACCCGCATGATGCCGAGAACCGCGGCCTGCGCGACGGCGACTGGGTGCGGCTGGCCAGCCGCTCGGGCGAGACGACGCTGCGGGTGAAGATCACCGACCGGGTGAGCCCCGGCGTGGTCTACACCACCTTCCACCACCCCGACACGCAGGCCAACGTGGTCACCACCGACTTCTCGGACTGGGCGACGAACTGCCCGGAATACAAGGTGACGGCGGTGCAGGTCTCGCCGAGCAACGGGCCGACGGACTGGCAGGAGGATTACGCCGCGCAGGCCGCGCGCTCCCGCCGCATCCTGCCGGCGGCGGAATGA